A genomic segment from Amycolatopsis camponoti encodes:
- a CDS encoding helix-turn-helix transcriptional regulator, translating into MRGTTVPPGTPCPPPRAGELPMHRLEVPAPHAPPLAVGTFDAIGPLSRAEFPHRHTFHELVHVTGGTGAHVVDLTRRPLRPPHLGVIAPGQVHQWADVRGLTGHVVLFTDEFLLDHPADRELLRRLSEQPLLELDPDADAGVTRLVADLVEELRHGEESVLRALLHVLVARAGRLLGPPPAPAGTVAAEFARLTGRPDLGLWSVSAHAARIGVTPGHLTEAVKAATGRTAAQLLREARTREAQRFLLRTDLTVRQVATRVGFADPAYFCRFFRRETGLSPGDFRRGGENHHD; encoded by the coding sequence ATGCGCGGTACGACCGTTCCGCCCGGGACGCCCTGCCCGCCACCGCGGGCGGGGGAGCTGCCGATGCACCGGCTGGAGGTGCCGGCCCCGCACGCGCCGCCGCTCGCCGTCGGCACGTTCGACGCGATCGGGCCGCTCTCGCGCGCGGAGTTCCCGCACCGGCACACCTTCCACGAGCTGGTGCACGTCACCGGCGGCACCGGCGCGCACGTCGTCGACCTGACGCGCCGGCCGCTGCGTCCGCCGCACCTCGGCGTCATCGCGCCGGGGCAGGTGCACCAGTGGGCCGATGTGCGCGGCCTGACCGGTCACGTCGTCCTGTTCACCGACGAGTTCCTCCTCGACCACCCGGCCGACCGCGAACTGCTGCGACGGCTGAGCGAACAGCCGCTGCTGGAGCTGGACCCGGACGCCGACGCCGGCGTCACGCGGCTGGTCGCGGACCTCGTGGAGGAGCTCCGCCACGGCGAAGAGTCGGTCCTGCGGGCGCTGCTCCACGTCCTGGTCGCGCGGGCCGGACGGCTGCTGGGGCCGCCGCCCGCGCCCGCCGGGACGGTGGCGGCGGAGTTCGCCCGGCTCACCGGCCGCCCGGACCTCGGGCTGTGGTCGGTGTCCGCGCACGCCGCGCGCATCGGCGTCACGCCGGGCCACCTCACCGAGGCCGTGAAGGCCGCGACCGGCCGCACCGCCGCGCAGCTGCTGCGCGAGGCGCGGACGCGGGAAGCCCAGCGGTTCCTGCTCCGGACGGACCTCACCGTGCGCCAGGTCGCGACCCGCGTCGGGTTCGCCGACCCGGCCTACTTCTGCCGGTTCTTCCGCCGCGAGACCGGGCTGAGCCCGGGCGACTTCCGCCGCGGCGGGGAGAATCACCACGACTGA
- a CDS encoding TetR/AcrR family transcriptional regulator, producing the protein MSTLKSRREQYSEATRAALLAAATRRFAEHGFAGTSLEEIAGDIQATRGAIYHHFASKTALFEAVFAQLETEAMELSAAAAARGTDPWSAAFAALDVFLDHCCDPGYGKLVWREAPLALGWLRWQAAEEQYAYGLVEQLIKALVDGGDIDDQPLETTTRLVFGMLGTAGMALAEASDVDKPRLKAEYAAVIGRMASGLRPAVGEVTAR; encoded by the coding sequence ATGTCGACCCTCAAGAGCCGGCGGGAGCAGTACTCCGAGGCCACCCGGGCCGCTCTGCTGGCGGCGGCCACGCGCCGGTTCGCCGAACACGGCTTCGCCGGGACGTCGCTGGAAGAGATCGCCGGCGACATCCAGGCCACGCGCGGCGCGATCTACCACCACTTCGCCAGCAAGACGGCGTTGTTCGAGGCGGTCTTCGCGCAGCTCGAGACCGAGGCGATGGAGCTGTCCGCGGCCGCGGCGGCGCGGGGGACGGATCCCTGGTCGGCGGCCTTCGCGGCGCTCGACGTCTTCCTCGACCACTGCTGCGACCCCGGCTACGGCAAGCTCGTCTGGCGGGAAGCGCCGCTCGCGCTCGGCTGGCTGCGCTGGCAGGCGGCCGAGGAGCAGTACGCGTACGGGCTCGTCGAGCAGCTGATCAAGGCCCTGGTGGACGGCGGCGACATCGACGACCAGCCGCTCGAGACCACGACCCGCCTGGTGTTCGGCATGCTCGGCACGGCCGGGATGGCGCTGGCCGAGGCGTCCGATGTGGACAAGCCGCGACTGAAGGCGGAGTACGCCGCCGTCATCGGGCGGATGGCCTCCGGGTTGCGTCCGGCCGTCGGTGAAGTGACCGCGCGATAA
- a CDS encoding methyltransferase, which produces MIDPNVFDPTLTSVSPFLLQSLQFQVGERVLDMFCGSGAFAINAALRGAKVVAVDAYPEPVACARANAALNNVTDAVEIRLGTFGESLRPDERFDVIVANPPLLPITPYDTLSAAVMDTDLLATSSFIAGLPTHLADRGRCYLVTSSVSERIGFDVDRQCRAVGLESSVIAKLERGYESYRIHELRLDPSPPR; this is translated from the coding sequence GTGATCGACCCGAACGTCTTCGACCCGACGCTGACGAGCGTCTCACCATTCCTTTTGCAGTCGTTGCAGTTTCAGGTCGGCGAACGCGTTCTCGACATGTTCTGCGGCAGCGGCGCCTTCGCAATCAACGCCGCACTCCGCGGGGCAAAGGTGGTCGCCGTCGACGCGTACCCCGAACCCGTTGCCTGTGCGCGTGCCAACGCCGCGCTGAACAACGTCACTGACGCCGTCGAAATTCGCCTGGGAACCTTCGGCGAGAGCCTGCGTCCAGACGAACGCTTCGACGTGATCGTCGCCAACCCGCCGCTTCTTCCGATCACTCCGTACGACACGTTGTCGGCGGCGGTCATGGACACTGACCTGCTCGCGACGTCATCGTTCATCGCCGGGCTTCCGACGCACCTGGCCGACCGCGGCCGGTGCTACCTCGTGACATCGAGTGTCTCCGAGCGGATCGGCTTCGATGTCGACCGGCAGTGCCGGGCCGTGGGACTCGAATCAAGCGTGATCGCAAAGTTGGAGCGTGGGTACGAGTCCTACCGCATTCACGAGTTGAGGCTCGACCCGAGCCCGCCTCGTTGA
- a CDS encoding uracil-DNA glycosylase — MRSLAELDAAVAGCRACPRLVTWREGVVGTKAAFRGEEYWARPVPGFGPPDASIAVVGLAPSAHGANRTGRMFTGDPSGDFLFRVLHEVGLASQPTSERIGDGLELYRTRLVSPVRCAPPENKPTPAERDTCRPWLAEELVLLRPTLRAIVVLGAFGWQALLPVLAEAGWPVPRPRPAFAHGAVVELDDLRLFGCYHVSPRNVQTRLVTHAMVAGVFRAAASVTAPN; from the coding sequence ATGAGGTCACTGGCCGAGCTGGACGCCGCCGTGGCCGGGTGCCGCGCCTGCCCGCGCCTCGTGACCTGGCGCGAGGGTGTCGTGGGCACCAAGGCGGCCTTCCGCGGCGAGGAGTACTGGGCGCGGCCGGTGCCGGGCTTCGGGCCGCCGGACGCGTCGATCGCCGTCGTCGGGCTCGCGCCCTCGGCGCACGGTGCCAACCGCACCGGCCGGATGTTCACCGGCGACCCTTCGGGTGACTTCCTCTTCCGCGTCCTGCACGAGGTGGGGCTCGCGTCGCAGCCGACGTCCGAGCGGATCGGGGACGGCCTCGAGCTGTACCGCACCCGGCTCGTCTCGCCCGTGCGCTGCGCGCCGCCGGAGAACAAGCCGACGCCGGCCGAGCGCGACACGTGCCGTCCGTGGCTCGCCGAGGAACTGGTGCTGTTACGTCCGACACTGCGGGCGATCGTCGTGCTCGGCGCCTTCGGGTGGCAGGCGTTACTGCCCGTGCTCGCCGAGGCGGGCTGGCCGGTGCCGCGGCCGCGTCCGGCGTTCGCGCACGGCGCGGTCGTGGAACTGGACGACCTGCGCCTTTTCGGCTGTTATCACGTGTCGCCGCGGAATGTCCAGACTCGGCTCGTGACCCACGCCATGGTGGCCGGCGTCTTCCGGGCCGCGGCCTCGGTGACTGCGCCGAACTGA
- a CDS encoding cytochrome P450: MTDVDELLFNPFEPGFFENPYAQYKKLRDGDPAQEHPLGFWFVSRYEDVSALLRAGLSVEVTNLAESPFEYFAADEDAGALNRSMLDRDPPDHTRLRSLVTKVFTRRAIAALEPKIAGLVDAALDRMAEKGESDLVEELAFPLPFAVISEMLGMPPTDHSRVRELSGTLVRSLEIVADEETARAIMAADAELTAITREVIEWKRHNPADDLLTALIAAEHDGQVLDGDELVAQVVLLYVAGHETTVNLIANGVNALLRNPSQLTLLRDRPDLASNAVEEFLRYDSPVQQTRRVTTSPYAVAGREIPPGTFVLACLGSANRDERFFGPDASELRLDRPEARHQVSFGAGPHHCLGAALARLEGQVAVSRLVQRFPELGFAGKLEWNGRINLRGPSKFPVTVHPTA; the protein is encoded by the coding sequence ATGACCGACGTAGACGAACTGCTGTTCAACCCGTTCGAGCCCGGCTTCTTCGAAAACCCGTACGCGCAGTACAAGAAGCTGCGCGACGGTGACCCGGCGCAGGAGCACCCACTGGGCTTCTGGTTCGTCTCGCGCTACGAAGACGTCTCGGCGCTGCTTCGCGCCGGCCTGTCCGTGGAGGTCACGAACCTGGCGGAGTCGCCGTTCGAGTACTTCGCCGCCGATGAAGACGCCGGCGCGCTCAACCGGTCGATGCTCGACCGCGACCCGCCCGACCACACGCGGCTGCGCTCGCTGGTGACGAAGGTGTTCACCCGCCGCGCGATCGCGGCGCTGGAGCCGAAGATCGCCGGTCTCGTCGACGCGGCGCTGGACCGCATGGCCGAGAAGGGCGAGTCGGACCTGGTCGAGGAGCTGGCGTTCCCGCTCCCGTTCGCGGTGATCTCCGAAATGCTGGGCATGCCCCCGACGGACCACTCCCGCGTCCGCGAGCTGAGCGGAACCCTGGTGCGCTCCCTGGAGATCGTCGCCGACGAGGAAACGGCCCGCGCGATCATGGCGGCGGACGCGGAGCTGACGGCGATCACGCGCGAGGTGATCGAGTGGAAGCGTCACAATCCCGCGGACGACTTGCTGACGGCCTTGATCGCAGCGGAACACGACGGCCAGGTCCTGGACGGCGACGAGCTGGTGGCCCAGGTGGTGTTGCTGTACGTAGCGGGCCACGAAACAACGGTCAACCTGATCGCGAACGGCGTCAACGCACTGCTGCGGAATCCGTCGCAGCTGACCCTGCTCCGAGACCGACCGGACCTGGCGTCGAACGCGGTGGAGGAGTTCCTGAGGTACGACTCCCCGGTCCAGCAAACCCGCCGCGTGACGACGTCCCCGTACGCGGTGGCGGGTCGCGAGATCCCCCCGGGGACGTTCGTGCTGGCGTGCTTGGGCTCGGCGAACCGGGACGAGAGGTTCTTCGGCCCGGACGCTTCGGAGCTGCGGCTGGACCGCCCGGAGGCACGTCACCAGGTGTCGTTCGGGGCGGGTCCGCACCATTGCCTGGGCGCGGCGTTGGCCCGGCTGGAGGGTCAGGTGGCGGTGAGCCGGCTGGTGCAGCGGTTCCCCGAGTTGGGTTTCGCGGGCAAGCTGGAGTGGAACGGCCGCATCAACCTGCGCGGGCCGTCGAAGTTCCCGGTAACGGTGCACCCGACGGCATGA
- a CDS encoding endonuclease V, with translation MHTGDWPKTAEDALAVQERLRGLVDLVDDLAELPPTVTGLDVAYDGADGIAAAVVTLETTGLTVVEQRTHRARAVFPYEPGLFAFRELPPLLAALERLDREPDVLVCDGHGLAHPRRFGLACHLGVLTGLPAFGVGKTRFVGSHAEPGPSRGSAEPLVDAGEEVGAVLRTQDGVKPVYVSAGHRIALAHACRLTLALAPRYRLPETTRLADRLSRVALR, from the coding sequence GTGCACACCGGGGACTGGCCGAAGACGGCCGAGGACGCGCTCGCCGTGCAGGAACGGCTGCGCGGCCTGGTCGACCTCGTCGACGACCTCGCGGAGCTGCCGCCGACGGTGACCGGTCTCGACGTCGCCTACGACGGTGCCGACGGGATCGCCGCGGCCGTCGTCACCCTCGAGACCACCGGGCTCACCGTGGTCGAGCAGCGGACGCACCGCGCGCGGGCCGTCTTCCCGTACGAACCGGGCCTGTTCGCCTTCCGCGAGCTGCCGCCGCTGCTGGCCGCGCTCGAGCGGCTGGACCGCGAGCCGGACGTCCTGGTCTGCGACGGCCACGGCCTCGCCCACCCGCGGCGCTTCGGCCTCGCGTGCCATCTCGGCGTGCTGACCGGGCTGCCCGCCTTCGGCGTCGGCAAGACGCGGTTCGTCGGCTCGCACGCCGAGCCGGGGCCGTCCCGGGGCTCGGCGGAGCCGCTGGTCGACGCCGGCGAGGAGGTCGGCGCGGTGCTGCGGACCCAGGACGGCGTCAAGCCGGTGTACGTCTCGGCCGGGCACCGGATCGCCCTGGCCCACGCCTGCCGGCTGACCCTGGCGCTGGCCCCGCGCTACCGGCTGCCCGAGACGACGCGGCTGGCCGACCGGCTGTCCCGGGTGGCGCTGCGATGA
- a CDS encoding thioester domain-containing protein has protein sequence MQVRSTLVRGGIAALAAAAAVMIGSPAALADDGAARGRVDEHAGTVGYRLNLGKGGDYIAELFEMKLSNGSTLKLYCVQITVGLRTDVDMVERPWNKYPAEGPFTANSAKINWVLHNGYPGTGLDALGKALKKAGVEVHDGVSEREAIAATQAAVWHFSDGVNLDATKPLAEENSADANADVAALYAYFTGDQNKGIGEQPKPTLNIAADKTEGTAGGKIGPYSVATSGDVTSLTSQLPEGVKITDADGKELKGTDVKDGSKLFVDVPAGTTPGKGAFTLKATGELDTGRLFVADNYAKKPAQSLIVADSEKTEVTANAPASWTEAGVPTTAPSTTPAGSNGGGGELANTGVDAAVPFTVGGLLLGGGALMLLVNRRRSRA, from the coding sequence ATGCAGGTCAGGTCCACTCTTGTGCGTGGCGGGATCGCGGCTCTCGCCGCGGCCGCCGCGGTCATGATCGGTTCTCCGGCCGCTCTCGCCGACGATGGCGCCGCGCGCGGCCGCGTCGACGAGCACGCCGGCACGGTCGGCTACCGCCTCAACCTCGGCAAGGGCGGCGACTACATCGCCGAACTGTTCGAGATGAAGCTGTCGAACGGCAGCACGCTGAAGCTCTACTGCGTGCAGATCACCGTCGGCCTGCGCACCGACGTCGACATGGTCGAGCGCCCCTGGAACAAGTACCCCGCCGAGGGGCCGTTCACGGCCAACAGCGCGAAGATCAACTGGGTGCTGCACAACGGCTACCCGGGCACCGGCCTGGACGCGCTGGGCAAGGCGCTGAAGAAGGCCGGCGTCGAGGTCCACGACGGCGTCTCCGAGCGCGAGGCCATCGCCGCGACGCAGGCCGCCGTGTGGCACTTCAGCGACGGCGTGAACCTGGACGCCACCAAGCCGCTGGCCGAGGAGAACTCGGCCGACGCCAACGCCGACGTCGCCGCGCTCTACGCGTACTTCACCGGTGACCAGAACAAGGGCATCGGCGAGCAGCCGAAGCCGACGCTGAACATCGCCGCGGACAAGACCGAGGGCACGGCCGGTGGCAAGATCGGCCCGTACAGCGTCGCCACCAGCGGGGACGTCACCTCGCTGACCAGCCAGCTGCCCGAGGGCGTCAAGATCACCGACGCCGACGGCAAGGAGCTGAAGGGCACCGACGTCAAGGACGGCAGCAAGCTGTTCGTCGACGTCCCGGCGGGCACCACGCCGGGCAAGGGCGCCTTCACCCTCAAGGCCACCGGCGAGCTGGACACCGGACGCCTGTTCGTCGCCGACAACTACGCGAAGAAGCCGGCGCAGTCGCTGATCGTCGCCGACTCGGAGAAGACCGAGGTGACCGCGAACGCGCCCGCCAGCTGGACCGAGGCCGGCGTCCCGACCACCGCGCCGAGCACCACTCCGGCCGGCTCGAACGGCGGGGGCGGCGAGCTCGCCAACACCGGTGTCGACGCCGCGGTTCCGTTCACCGTCGGCGGCCTGCTGCTCGGTGGCGGCGCGCTGATGCTGCTGGTGAACCGGCGTCGCAGCCGCGCATAA
- a CDS encoding SLATT domain-containing protein, with translation MKPPIQSDPPTPGLSPLELAQDVLARIEKANEYARNRKSRFRRRAVSIRLVALALSATSTIILGLQNLDGWTGTAFALVAIVTVVSALEPFFAWRSLWVLMEEVQSRFYRLRDDLGFYVASTPPEQLDVEVIRAKFDDYQRVWDLVGQRWLEYRRADESSGKSGG, from the coding sequence GTGAAACCGCCGATCCAGTCCGACCCGCCGACGCCGGGACTGTCGCCGCTCGAGCTCGCCCAGGACGTCCTGGCCCGGATCGAGAAGGCCAACGAGTACGCGCGAAACCGGAAGTCCCGCTTCCGGCGCCGGGCGGTGTCGATCCGGCTGGTGGCGCTGGCGCTTTCGGCGACGTCGACGATCATCCTCGGGCTGCAGAACCTCGACGGGTGGACCGGGACGGCGTTCGCGCTCGTCGCGATCGTCACCGTGGTGAGCGCGCTGGAGCCGTTCTTCGCCTGGCGGTCGCTGTGGGTGCTGATGGAAGAGGTGCAGTCGCGGTTCTACCGGCTGCGCGACGACCTCGGTTTCTACGTCGCGTCGACGCCGCCGGAGCAGCTCGACGTCGAGGTGATCCGCGCGAAGTTCGACGACTACCAGCGCGTCTGGGATCTCGTGGGGCAGCGCTGGCTGGAGTACCGCCGCGCCGACGAGTCGTCCGGGAAAAGCGGCGGATAA
- a CDS encoding S10 family peptidase yields MADTTPEEAPEKKAPEATEIPAEPTDDIVTTQHTITVKRKKLAYTAKAGRIVLRKEIVKDGKSEGHKAKAEVFLTSYTLDDADPGTRPVTFAFNGGPGSSSIWLHMGLLGPRRVLSGDVDDLVPPPYGLADNPETLLAHSDLVFIDPVSTGYSRASDGGETKDFHGFKGDIESVGEIIRLWVSRHQRWLSPKFLAGESYGTLRAAGLAAHLQERHGLYLNGLLLISSVLDLGTLRFTEGNDLPYSLYVPTYAAIAHYHGLHGDRPLDDVLADAEDFAAKDLPYVLSRGARLSTQDRAEAVATLASLTGLSESYVDRVNLRIEHVRFFTELLRDRGLTVGRMDGRFTTWEPDGGREHMSDDPSISRVIGAYAASFNHYVRAELGYENDLPYELIHEDTFKAWSYSDFEGRSVSVVDSVSAAMRANPHLQVHVAFGHYDGATAYFAAEHVLAHLQIPEELRDNIDTAYYPAGHMMYVHEPTRVQQAKDLAKFVKKASNR; encoded by the coding sequence ATGGCGGACACGACCCCCGAAGAGGCCCCCGAGAAGAAGGCTCCGGAAGCGACGGAGATCCCGGCCGAGCCGACCGACGACATCGTCACGACCCAGCACACGATCACCGTGAAGCGGAAGAAGCTCGCGTACACGGCGAAGGCGGGCCGGATCGTCCTCCGCAAGGAGATCGTCAAGGACGGCAAGTCGGAGGGGCACAAGGCGAAGGCGGAGGTGTTCCTCACCTCCTACACCCTCGACGACGCCGACCCGGGCACGCGGCCGGTGACGTTCGCCTTCAACGGCGGCCCCGGCTCGTCGAGCATCTGGCTACACATGGGCCTGCTGGGCCCGCGCCGGGTGCTCTCGGGTGACGTCGACGACCTCGTGCCGCCGCCCTACGGGCTGGCCGACAACCCCGAGACGCTGCTGGCGCACAGCGACCTCGTGTTCATCGACCCGGTGTCGACCGGCTACTCGCGCGCGTCCGACGGCGGCGAGACCAAGGACTTCCACGGCTTCAAGGGCGACATCGAGTCGGTCGGCGAGATCATCCGGCTGTGGGTGTCACGCCACCAGCGCTGGCTGTCGCCGAAGTTCCTGGCCGGCGAGTCGTACGGCACGCTGCGCGCCGCCGGGCTGGCCGCGCACCTGCAGGAGCGGCACGGGCTCTACCTCAACGGCCTGCTGCTGATCTCGTCGGTGCTCGACCTCGGCACGCTGCGGTTCACCGAGGGCAACGACCTGCCGTACTCGCTGTACGTGCCGACGTACGCGGCGATCGCGCACTACCACGGCCTGCACGGCGACCGGCCGCTCGACGACGTCCTGGCCGACGCCGAGGACTTCGCCGCGAAGGACCTGCCGTACGTGCTTTCGCGCGGCGCGCGGCTGTCCACGCAGGACCGCGCGGAGGCGGTCGCCACGCTGGCGTCGCTGACCGGGCTCAGCGAGTCCTATGTGGACCGGGTGAACCTGCGGATCGAACACGTGCGGTTCTTCACCGAGCTGCTGCGCGACCGCGGCCTGACGGTCGGCCGGATGGACGGCCGCTTCACGACCTGGGAGCCCGACGGCGGCCGCGAGCACATGAGCGACGACCCGTCGATCTCGCGCGTGATCGGCGCGTACGCGGCGTCGTTCAACCACTACGTGCGGGCCGAGCTCGGGTACGAGAACGACCTGCCGTACGAGCTCATCCACGAGGACACGTTCAAGGCGTGGTCGTACTCGGACTTCGAGGGCCGCTCGGTGTCGGTGGTCGACTCGGTGAGCGCGGCGATGCGCGCGAACCCGCACCTGCAGGTCCACGTGGCGTTCGGCCACTACGACGGCGCGACGGCCTACTTCGCGGCCGAGCACGTGCTGGCCCACCTGCAGATCCCGGAGGAGCTGCGCGACAACATCGACACGGCGTACTACCCGGCCGGGCACATGATGTACGTCCACGAGCCGACCCGGGTGCAGCAGGCGAAGGACCTCGCGAAGTTCGTCAAGAAGGCCTCGAACCGCTGA
- a CDS encoding NAD(P)/FAD-dependent oxidoreductase: protein MAAAKSKSEPTRILVLGGGYVGLYTAYGLQKMLRANEASVTVVDPQPHMTYAPFLPEAAAGAIEPRHVVVPLRRVLKRCHVLTARVTKIENDKKSVTVEAADGHIEQLGYDVLVVALGAVARILPIPGLVEQGIAFKTIGEAIYLRNHIMTKLDEAASTLDPELRKRLLTFTVVGGGFAGIEALAELEDMTRFAVENYYPNIQPADVRWVLVEAAGRILPEVRETLGVYTVEQLEKRGIEVYLSTAAKSFENGHVVLSDGTEFDTDTLIWTAGVKANPVLANSDLPLDKRGRLEATAAMQVVGHPDVWTAGDNAAIPDLSRTEEDPTATCPPNAQHAVRQARLLAKNIIKVIRGGKPKDYFHKNLGAVASLGLHKGVADALNLKIKGFPAWLFHRAYHLKAMPTWNRKIRILFDWILGGLFRREVISLGQINNPKDEFARVSKS, encoded by the coding sequence ATGGCTGCTGCGAAGTCGAAGTCGGAACCGACTCGGATCCTCGTCCTCGGTGGTGGGTACGTCGGGCTCTACACGGCGTACGGCCTCCAGAAGATGCTCCGGGCCAACGAGGCCTCCGTGACCGTCGTTGACCCGCAGCCCCACATGACCTACGCGCCGTTCCTCCCGGAGGCCGCGGCCGGCGCGATCGAGCCCCGGCACGTGGTCGTGCCGCTGCGGCGCGTGCTCAAGCGCTGCCACGTGCTTACCGCGCGCGTCACCAAGATCGAGAACGACAAGAAGTCCGTCACGGTCGAAGCCGCCGACGGCCACATCGAGCAGCTCGGCTACGACGTCCTGGTCGTCGCGCTCGGCGCCGTCGCGCGCATCCTGCCGATCCCGGGCCTGGTCGAGCAGGGCATCGCCTTCAAGACCATCGGCGAGGCGATCTACCTCCGCAACCACATCATGACCAAGCTCGACGAGGCCGCCAGCACGCTGGACCCCGAGCTGCGCAAGCGCCTGCTGACGTTCACCGTCGTCGGCGGCGGGTTCGCCGGCATCGAAGCGCTGGCCGAGCTCGAGGACATGACCCGGTTCGCGGTCGAGAACTACTACCCGAACATCCAGCCGGCCGACGTCCGCTGGGTGCTCGTCGAGGCCGCCGGGCGCATCCTGCCCGAGGTCCGCGAGACGCTCGGCGTGTACACGGTCGAGCAGCTGGAGAAGCGCGGCATCGAGGTCTACCTGTCGACGGCGGCGAAGTCGTTCGAGAACGGCCACGTCGTGCTTTCGGACGGCACGGAGTTCGACACCGACACGCTCATCTGGACCGCCGGCGTGAAGGCCAACCCGGTGCTGGCCAACTCGGACCTGCCGCTCGACAAGCGCGGCCGCCTCGAGGCGACGGCCGCGATGCAGGTCGTCGGTCACCCGGACGTGTGGACCGCGGGCGACAACGCCGCGATCCCGGACCTCTCGCGCACCGAAGAGGACCCGACGGCCACGTGCCCGCCGAACGCGCAGCACGCGGTTCGCCAGGCGAGGCTGCTGGCGAAGAACATCATCAAGGTGATCCGCGGCGGCAAGCCGAAGGACTACTTCCACAAGAACCTCGGCGCGGTCGCGAGCCTCGGCCTGCACAAGGGCGTGGCCGACGCGCTGAACCTGAAGATCAAGGGCTTCCCGGCGTGGCTGTTCCACCGCGCGTACCACCTCAAGGCGATGCCGACGTGGAACCGCAAGATCCGCATCCTGTTCGACTGGATCCTCGGTGGGCTGTTCCGGCGTGAGGTGATCTCGCTCGGGCAGATCAACAACCCGAAGGACGAGTTCGCGCGCGTCTCGAAGTCCTGA
- a CDS encoding lectin: MPFSRTKAALVAALPVVAALALTPSTAAAATPAFPAHYAAPYLQISDGDAGQMAADMNATGTKFFTLAFLTPQSGCTPVWEANGTGVGSFKSQITALQSAGGNVIPSFGGAEGGELAQTCTNTSSLTAAYANVVNTYGTPRLDFDIEGGVLNDTASNQRRNSALAALQQQNGAVQVDYTLAVDPTGIPSNELDLLRDAKNKGVKVSVVNLMVMDFYDGQPVLSDALSAARASASQLSSLYGISTSAAYAMMGLTPIAGRNDDGAQFSQSDAQQLETFAASNGVAELSFWELQDYDRATGYAYSRIFNAITGGTTTPPPAGGGTITGYGGKCVDVAGASTANGTTVDLYTCNGTGAQQWTASSGTLRALGKCLDVASAGTANGSRVQLYDCNGTGAQQWTASGSQLVNPASGKCLDATGPSSADGTPLQIWTCTGAANQSWTLH, translated from the coding sequence ATGCCCTTTTCCCGTACCAAAGCGGCACTCGTAGCGGCGCTGCCCGTCGTCGCCGCGCTCGCCCTGACACCGTCCACCGCCGCCGCGGCCACGCCCGCCTTCCCCGCCCACTACGCGGCGCCGTACCTGCAGATCAGCGACGGCGACGCCGGCCAGATGGCCGCGGACATGAACGCGACCGGCACGAAGTTCTTCACGCTGGCGTTCCTGACCCCGCAGTCCGGCTGCACGCCGGTGTGGGAGGCGAACGGCACCGGCGTCGGCTCGTTCAAGTCCCAGATCACCGCACTGCAGTCGGCGGGCGGCAACGTCATCCCGTCGTTCGGCGGCGCGGAGGGCGGCGAGCTGGCCCAGACCTGCACGAACACGTCGAGCCTGACCGCGGCGTACGCCAACGTCGTCAACACCTACGGCACGCCCCGCCTGGACTTCGACATCGAAGGCGGCGTCCTGAACGACACGGCGTCGAACCAGCGCCGCAACTCCGCGCTGGCGGCGCTGCAGCAGCAGAACGGCGCGGTCCAGGTCGACTACACGCTGGCGGTCGACCCGACGGGCATCCCGTCGAACGAGCTGGATCTCCTGCGCGACGCGAAGAACAAGGGCGTCAAGGTCAGCGTGGTCAACCTGATGGTGATGGACTTCTACGACGGCCAGCCAGTCCTGAGCGACGCCCTCTCGGCGGCGCGCGCATCGGCGTCCCAGCTGTCGAGCCTGTACGGAATCTCGACCTCGGCGGCGTACGCGATGATGGGCCTGACCCCAATCGCGGGCCGCAACGACGACGGCGCCCAGTTCAGCCAGTCGGACGCGCAGCAGCTGGAGACGTTCGCGGCGTCGAACGGGGTGGCGGAGCTGTCATTCTGGGAGTTGCAGGACTACGACCGCGCGACGGGCTATGCGTACTCTCGTATCTTCAACGCGATCACGGGCGGCACGACGACTCCGCCCCCCGCCGGCGGCGGCACGATCACGGGCTACGGCGGCAAGTGCGTGGACGTGGCGGGTGCTTCGACCGCCAACGGGACGACGGTCGATCTGTACACGTGCAACGGGACTGGTGCGCAGCAGTGGACTGCTTCCTCGGGTACTTTGCGAGCGCTTGGCAAGTGCCTGGACGTGGCTTCGGCGGGCACGGCGAACGGGTCCCGGGTGCAGCTGTACGACTGCAACGGAACGGGCGCCCAGCAGTGGACGGCCTCGGGAAGCCAGCTGGTGAACCCGGCCTCGGGCAAGTGCCTGGACGCGACGGGCCCGAGCTCAGCGGACGGAACACCGCTGCAGATCTGGACCTGCACGGGCGCGGCGAACCAGTCGTGGACGCTGCACTAG